A window from Opitutia bacterium ISCC 52 encodes these proteins:
- a CDS encoding M20/M25/M40 family metallo-hydrolase, producing the protein MATPPKTINDLLNGVISIRDQVKDLREILLANLVMIGEVPSPTFGEEARIRFILDRFTEDGLDSISTDEVGNALGFVRGSEGEKTILVAAHTDTVFNSSVDHTVRVESKRIFGAGVADNSLGCAAVASIPKILEHLEIVPRHNLLLMGITRSLGRGDLAGIRFFLNNCKVPIDYGLFVEGAQLGRLSYSSMGMLRGEIQCTIPDEYDWTLFESSGAINILNEVITKMLAIPLPTKPKTTITFGSVNSGNSYNTVPTSGSLHFEIRSEQAGMVGELQNRLEEITDEVASNSQTEVRLEVIARRRPGGIDFSHPLTKVSKRIQESLGVTPKIQPSVGELSALIDKEVPGITIGITSASQMHSFKENIAIEPVFSGLAQMVGIIQAMDGGFCDE; encoded by the coding sequence ATGGCAACACCGCCCAAGACTATTAACGACCTCCTCAACGGGGTCATCTCGATACGGGATCAGGTAAAAGATTTACGGGAAATCCTCCTCGCAAACCTCGTGATGATTGGCGAAGTCCCCTCACCTACTTTTGGCGAAGAAGCACGCATTCGGTTTATTTTGGACCGATTTACAGAGGACGGCCTGGATAGTATCTCCACTGACGAAGTAGGCAACGCCCTGGGATTTGTTCGCGGGAGCGAAGGAGAGAAAACGATTCTCGTAGCTGCTCACACGGACACCGTATTCAACTCGTCGGTCGATCATACCGTACGGGTGGAATCTAAACGGATCTTTGGCGCCGGCGTCGCAGACAATTCGCTTGGCTGTGCTGCGGTCGCTTCTATCCCGAAAATTTTGGAACACCTTGAGATCGTACCAAGACACAACCTGCTGCTCATGGGAATCACCCGAAGTCTAGGACGGGGTGATCTGGCGGGTATCCGTTTTTTTCTAAACAACTGCAAAGTACCCATCGACTATGGTTTATTTGTGGAAGGCGCTCAACTCGGACGCCTCAGCTACTCATCCATGGGTATGCTTCGCGGAGAGATTCAATGCACCATCCCTGACGAATACGACTGGACACTCTTTGAGAGCTCGGGAGCGATCAACATTCTGAATGAAGTGATCACCAAGATGTTGGCCATTCCTCTACCCACCAAGCCCAAGACCACGATCACCTTCGGCTCAGTCAATTCGGGCAACTCCTACAATACGGTGCCCACGAGTGGTTCTCTGCATTTTGAAATCCGTTCAGAACAAGCGGGAATGGTTGGAGAACTTCAAAACCGGCTGGAAGAAATAACCGACGAAGTGGCCTCCAACTCCCAAACCGAAGTTCGATTGGAAGTCATCGCACGCCGCCGACCAGGAGGCATCGATTTTTCACACCCACTGACCAAAGTCTCTAAACGTATCCAGGAGAGCCTGGGCGTGACCCCAAAAATTCAGCCGAGCGTTGGAGAACTGTCCGCCCTGATCGACAAAGAAGTGCCGGGTATCACAATTGGCATTACCTCTGCTTCCCAAATGCATAGTTTTAAAGAAAATATAGCTATAGAACCGGTTTTCAGTGGGTTAGCTCAAATGGTGGGCATCATTCAGGCCATGGACGGAGGATTTTGCGATGAGTAA